One region of Peribacillus simplex genomic DNA includes:
- a CDS encoding YaaL family protein, with product MFFRKKKKLRNEFNESLIEDLEHLKWNWHNQKSLLEKSVDPSEEVIAQTRLAEVKYFYLFREVKRRNVRIKR from the coding sequence TTGTTCTTTCGTAAAAAAAAGAAACTTCGAAATGAATTTAATGAGTCATTAATCGAAGATCTTGAACATTTGAAATGGAATTGGCATAATCAAAAATCATTACTTGAAAAAAGCGTTGATCCATCTGAGGAAGTAATCGCCCAAACAAGACTGGCGGAAGTGAAATATTTCTACTTATTCAGGGAAGTTAAAAGAAGGAATGTCCGCATAAAAAGATGA
- a CDS encoding pro-sigmaK processing inhibitor BofA family protein, producing MEPVVFVAVVGGLILMLLIIGAPLRPVRFIGQGIIKIIIGAAFLFFLNTLGNQAGIHVPINPVTSAVAGLLGIPGVAALAAIGYWVI from the coding sequence TTGGAACCAGTTGTCTTTGTTGCCGTAGTTGGCGGCCTGATTTTAATGCTCCTCATTATAGGAGCGCCATTAAGACCCGTCCGGTTTATAGGGCAGGGGATTATAAAGATCATTATCGGTGCAGCCTTTTTGTTCTTTTTGAATACACTTGGGAATCAAGCGGGCATTCATGTACCCATCAACCCTGTTACCTCAGCAGTCGCCGGCCTGCTTGGAATACCGGGAGTTGCAGCTTTGGCGGCCATTGG
- the recR gene encoding recombination mediator RecR, translating to MHYPEPISKLIDSFMKLPGIGPKTAARLAFHVLSMKEDTVLDFAKALVNAKRNLMYCSVCGHITDQDPCYICEDQKRDRSLICVVQDPKDVIAMEKMREFNGLYHVLHGSISPMDGIGPEDINIPDLLKRLQDETVQEVILATNPNIEGEATAMYISRLLRPSGIKVTRIAHGLPVGGDLEYADEVTLSKAIEGRREI from the coding sequence ATGCATTATCCAGAACCAATTTCCAAGCTCATTGACAGTTTTATGAAATTGCCGGGGATTGGGCCTAAAACGGCTGCTCGATTAGCCTTCCATGTACTAAGCATGAAGGAAGATACTGTTTTGGATTTTGCAAAAGCACTTGTGAATGCTAAACGGAATCTTATGTATTGTTCAGTCTGTGGTCATATTACAGATCAAGATCCCTGCTATATCTGCGAAGATCAAAAGAGGGACAGAAGTTTGATTTGTGTGGTTCAGGACCCGAAAGATGTAATAGCTATGGAAAAGATGCGAGAGTTCAATGGTTTATACCATGTACTGCATGGCAGTATTTCACCGATGGACGGAATTGGTCCAGAAGATATAAACATTCCTGATTTATTAAAACGCCTGCAAGATGAAACAGTGCAGGAGGTCATTTTGGCTACTAATCCTAACATTGAAGGTGAAGCGACAGCCATGTATATTTCGCGGTTGCTAAGACCGTCAGGGATTAAAGTGACCCGAATTGCCCACGGACTTCCTGTTGGCGGAGATTTGGAGTATGCGGATGAAGTGACGCTATCAAAAGCAATTGAAGGAAGAAGAGAAATATAA